A section of the Apodemus sylvaticus chromosome 10, mApoSyl1.1, whole genome shotgun sequence genome encodes:
- the Nmur2 gene encoding neuromedin-U receptor 2: protein MGKLENASWIQDPLMKYLNSTEEYLAHLCGPKRSDLSLPVSVAYALIFVVGVMGNLLVCLVIVRHQTLKTPTNYYLFSLAVSDLLVLLLGMPLEVYEMWHNYPFLFGPVGCYFKTALFETVCFASILSVTTVSIERYVAIVHPFRAKLESTRRRAVRILSLVWSFSVIFALPNTSIHGIKFQHFPNGSSVPGSATCTVTKPMWVYNFIIQATSFLFYILPMTLISVLYYLMGLRLKRDESLEADKVTMNIHRPSRKSVTKMLFVLVLVFAICWTPFHVDRLFFSFVDEWTESLAAVFNLIHVVSGVFFYLSSAVNPIIYNLLSRRFQAAFRNVLSPSCKWCRPQHRPQGPPAQKIIFLTECHLVELTEDAGPQFACQSSIHNTHLTTAPCAGEVP from the exons ATGGGGAAACTTGAAAATGCTTCCTGGATCCAAGATCCTCTCATGAAGTACTTGAACAGCACAGAAGAATACTTGGCCCACCTGTGTGGACCTAAGCGCAGTGACCTATCCCTTCCGGTGTCTGTGGCCTATGCGCTGATCTTCGTGGTGGGGGTGATGGGCAATCTTCTAGTGTGCCTGGTGATTGTCCGACATCAGACTTTGAAGACACCCACCAACTACTATCTCTTCAGCTTGGCGGTCTCAGACTTGCTAGTCCTGCTCTTGGGGATGCCTCTGGAGGTCTACGAGATGTGGCACAATTACCCCTTCCTGTTTGGGCCAGTGGGATGCTACTTCAAGACAGCCCTCTTCGAGACTGTGTGCTTTGCCTCCATTCTCAGTGTCACCACGGTTAGCATTGAGCGCTATGTGGCCATCGTCCATCCATTCCGAGCCAAGCTGGAGAGCACGCGGCGACGGGCCGTCAGGATCCTCAGCCTAGTCTGGAGCTTCTCTGTCATCTTTGCTTTGCCCAACACCAGCATCCATGGCATCAAGTTCCAGCACTTCCCCAACGGGTCCTCTGTGCCTGGCTCTGCCACCTGCACAGTCACCAAGCCCATGTGGGTATATAACTTCATCATCCAAGCTACGTCCTTCCTCTTCTACATACTCCCGATGACCCTCATCAGTGTCCTCTACTATCTCATGGGGCTCAGG CTGAAGAGAGATGAATCTCTTGAAGCAGACAAAGTGACCATGAATATTCACAGACCCTCCAGAAAATCAGTCACCAAGATGCTGT TTGTCTTGGTCCTCGTGTTTGCTATCTGCTGGACCCCCTTCCATGTGGACCGGCTCTTCTTCAGCTTTGTGGATGAGTGGACTGAGTCCCTGGCTGCTGTGTTCAACCTCATCCACGTGGTATCAG GTGTCTTCTTCTATCTGAGCTCCGCAGTCAACCCCATTATCTATAACCTGCTGTCTCGGCGCTTCCAGGCGGCCTTTCGGAATGTGCTCTCTCCTTCCTGCAAATGGTGCCGTCCCCAGCATCGCCCACAGGGACCTCCAGCCCAGAAGATCATCTTCTTGACAGAATGCCACCTTGTGGAGCTGACAGAGGATGCAGGTCCCCAGTTTGCTTGTCAGTCATCCATCCACAACACCCACCTTACCACAGCCCCCTGTGCTGGAGAGGTACCATGA